CCCTGGGCACCGTGATCGCATTGGGCCGGGTCACCCCCAATACCCGCACACTCACATACTGCCCCGGATGCAGCGGAGAATCACCAGCATTAGGCAGCTCTGCTCGCACCAGAATCGTCCCGGTCCGCGCATCCACCGAAGCATCCGCAAACGAGATCTTCCCCCTGCTTGGATGTACCAGCCCATCCGATCTCACCACCTCTACCTCGTAACCCTCATCCGAATCAGGAAACGACAACTCACCATCAGCCCGCCGACGCTCGCTGGTGAGATACTGCGCCTCCGAGACACTAAACTCCACCCACATCGGGTCCATCCGAGCCACATAGGTCAGCGGTGCGGCGCCAAAGCTCAGATAGGCCCCCACACGCTCCGACGCCTCCCCCGTCATCCCTGACAAGGGCGACGTGATCGTCGTATACCCCAGATCCAGTTCAGCCTGAAAAACCCGAGCCGAAGCCCCCTCCACCGCCGCAGCTGCCTCATTCACCCGGCTGTTCGCGTCATCCAACTCCTTCTGAGCCACCGCCTCGATCTCCGCCAGCGGCTTCACCCGCGCCAGCAAGGCCTGAGCGTTGTCTAGCCGCGCCTGCTGCTGTGACAACTCAGCCTTTGCCGCGCGAAGCTGTGCCTCGAACGGCGCCGGATCGATCTGGAACAGCACGTCGCCCTCCTCAACGGCACCACCCTCGCGATAGTCAATGCTGTCGAGAAACCCCGACACACGCGTCCGGATCTCCACCCGCTGAGAACTCGCCGTCCGCCCGACAAACTCAGTCACCACCGGCAGATCCACCGGCCGCAACTGAACAACCTCCACCTCCCGTGGCGGAGCATCAGGAGCAGCCGCCTCTTGATCACCACACCCACTCAAGAACATCGTCAAGCTGAGACAGCCCACGCGCACCAACCATCTGTCAGGGGCCATCCACTCAGACAAGCTCGAATCCATCACGTTCCCTTCAAGCGACGTTCAGCCCTCAGAACACACACTGACTAACTCAACCTTGGGAGTCTAGCCGATCCCCGTATCTCAATCCCCCTCACGCCCGATGGATCTCTCGCTCGCAGGCAAACCCACCAACCGTGCGATCGCCACCGCCAGGTAAAGTACTCCAAACATCGCCTGTGCCATCGCGATCGCCCGCATCCCACCTGAGATCGGAACATAATCGCCATACCCCACCGTCGTCTGAGTCACGACGCTAAAAAAAACCGCCGCCGCACTTGACCCAGCCGCCGCAGCCTCATGATTCGGCGACCACGCCATCGGATTACCCGACAGGACCTGGCCATACAACCCCGCGAAAAACCAGATTGCCACAAGATACCCAGCCACCGCCGCCGACAGCCTCGCCCACACCCCATGCCCGTCCTCAACCATGAACCGGATCATGCCGATCACCACCAGCACAAAAAACAACGACCCCGCGAGATCAACAGGCAACCTGATGCTCTCGAACTCAGTCGATGCTGGCCACCACAGACTGATCAGATTGATCGACGCCAGCAACAGCGCCAGAATCGCCAGAATCGCACCATTGCTGACAGTAATCAGTGCCAGTCCTGTTACACACGTCAGAGCCAGCTTCATAAACAGCAGCAGTCCTGTGGCTTCCCCGAGTTGTGAAAGTGAGGTCACCAAAAACAACAGCACCGTAAGCAGCGCATAACTCAGCCCTCGTCTCGCACGACACCAATCCAGGTAATGACGAAAAATCGTTTGCATGATCATCTCTCACAGCAGCGAACATCCTAACGG
The sequence above is drawn from the Phycisphaeraceae bacterium genome and encodes:
- a CDS encoding potassium channel family protein encodes the protein MQTIFRHYLDWCRARRGLSYALLTVLLFLVTSLSQLGEATGLLLFMKLALTCVTGLALITVSNGAILAILALLLASINLISLWWPASTEFESIRLPVDLAGSLFFVLVVIGMIRFMVEDGHGVWARLSAAVAGYLVAIWFFAGLYGQVLSGNPMAWSPNHEAAAAGSSAAAVFFSVVTQTTVGYGDYVPISGGMRAIAMAQAMFGVLYLAVAIARLVGLPASERSIGREGD
- a CDS encoding efflux RND transporter periplasmic adaptor subunit, with the translated sequence MFLSGCGDQEAAAPDAPPREVEVVQLRPVDLPVVTEFVGRTASSQRVEIRTRVSGFLDSIDYREGGAVEEGDVLFQIDPAPFEAQLRAAKAELSQQQARLDNAQALLARVKPLAEIEAVAQKELDDANSRVNEAAAAVEGASARVFQAELDLGYTTITSPLSGMTGEASERVGAYLSFGAAPLTYVARMDPMWVEFSVSEAQYLTSERRRADGELSFPDSDEGYEVEVVRSDGLVHPSRGKISFADASVDARTGTILVRAELPNAGDSPLHPGQYVSVRVLGVTRPNAITVPREAVLQSPKGPYVWLVDQDGNAEQRPVLTGPWTDEGWVIRKGLASGDRVITAGSVGLRPGAALSIVSLGEHKGSGVGPSR